The genomic window CCGGGGCGGGCGTGGATGCTGCGTTCGTGGAAGGTGACCGGCGTACCGGAAAAAGGGGTTATTCCGGCGGGGTCCAGTCGTGGGACGGGTCAAGGGAGCGGGCCAGCATCCGGGGCCGCATGTGGTTCAGGGCCGCGTCGCGGGCTCGCAGCGCCAGCCGGCCGCGAGCCTGGACCACCGCGGACATCCGCCGGTTCTGCCGGACCACCGTGGCGGTTCGCGGGCGCCGCAACCGGCTGTAGGTCTCGGCCGCCGCGTTCAGGGCCGCGCCGGGCTCGGCCTCGGCCATCACCGATCGCAGCGTCGCCGCATCCTCGAACGCCAGGCAGGCGCCCTGGCCCAGGTGATGCGGCATGGCGTGGGCGGCGTCACCGATCAGCACCACCGCACCGGGACCGGCGGCGAAACCGTAGGCCCGCGGCAGTGGCCGCAGCTCCCGGACCCCTTGCGGGACCAGGTCCTCGGGGCGGGTGGCGTCCAGCAGCGCGCCGACCGGATCGTGCCAGCCCGCGAACCAGCGCCGCAGCAGGGTCAGCTGGGTGGCCGCCGATTCGGGGCGAGCGGCACCGGCCGCGGTCGCCACCCAGTAGACGCCACCCCGGCCGGCCGCGTGCTCACCCAGCGGGATCGCCACGAACCGGTAGCCGGCGCCGAGCGTCTCACCGCCCAGGCACTGACCGGCATCGAGGTCCGGGACCCGGAAGCCGGGGATCACGGCCTGCCAGGCGGCGAACCCGGAACCGATCGCCACCGATTCGGGGGCCACCGCGGCCCGCACCCGGCTGTCGATGCCGTCCGCGCCGACCAGCAGGTCCGCTTCGATGGTGGTGTGCCCGTCGCTGACCGCGGGACGGGACCGCAACCCGGTCCGGACGGTGGTGGCCTCGAAACCGGTGCGGACCTCGACGTCACCCAGGCCGGCGACCAGCGCGTCGTAGACGTCCTCCAGATGGGCGGCCGCCGGGGCCGGGCCGGTGCCGGTGCGCGTGCGCGGGGCGACCAGCCACTGGCCGTCCGGGCGGCGGACCCCACCGTCGGGCATCGGCGCCGCGATGGCCGTCCAGCCGCCGTCCGGATCCAGGGACTGCAGAGCGCGCAGGCCGTTGGGCCACAGCACCACCGCGGTCGGCGGGGCGGCGATCCGTTCGGACCGTTCCAGCAGGGTGACCCGCCAGCCGGACCGGGACAGCGCTCCGGCCGCGGCGAGGCCCGCGGTCCCGGCACCCACCACCACGGCCGTCCGCATCAGCGGGGTCAGCTCTTCTCGTCGTCGCCGGTGACGACGTCACCGGCAGTGGCGCCCGCGGTGGCACCGACGGGGACCGGCTCCAGCACACCGGTCCGCCGATATTCCAGGAAGCGTTCCTCGTCGACCAACTGGTAGGCGATCGGCTGCCCGGTGTCGTTCTTCGCGGTCGCGGTCGCGGTCACGTCGACCGAGGAGACGTCGCCGGCCTCCTCCGGCGCGGGGGCCACGTCGGGGGCGTCGACCGGCACCACGTAACCGCGGGGGCCCTTCACGACGACGAAGTAGATCGTGGCCAGCAGGAGGATGACGATGGACACGAACACGTTGACCCGGATGCCGAAGAACGTGTTCGCTTCGTCGACGCGCAGCATCTCGATCCACACGCGGCCGGCGGTGTAACCGATCACGTACAGCGCGAAGGCCCGGCCGCGGCCGAACTTGAACTTACGGTCCAGCAGCCACACCAGCAGGGCGACACCGAGGTTCCAGATCGCCTCGTACGCGAACGTCGGGTGGTAGAGGTCCGGTTTCGTCACCGGCTCGCCGTCGATCATGGTGGCGTGGCCCGGGTTCGCCTGGTCCATCTCGTGCACTTCGAGACCCCACGGCAGGGTGGTGACCTTGCCGTACAGCTCGTTGTTGAACCAGTTGCCGAACCGGCCGATCGCCTGCGCCACCGGCAGGGCCGGGGCGAGCGAGTCGGCGAAGACACTGAACGGCAGGCCGATCTGACGGGTGGCGATCCAGGCGCCGAGCGCGCCACCGGCGACACCGCCCCAGATGCCGAGGCCACCCTCCCAGATGTAGAACGCCTTGATCGGGTCGCCACCGGCGCCGAAATAGTCCTGCGGCGAGGTGATCAGGTGGTAGATCCGGGCGCCGATGATGCCGAACGGCACCGCCCACACCACGATGTCCAGCGAGATCCACGGCGCCACCCCACGGTGGCGCAGGCGCTGCTCCACCAGGAGCGTCGCGGCGACCATGCCGAGGATGATGCAGAGCGCGTAAGCACGGATCGGGAACCCGAGCACATGCCACACCGACTCGGTGGGACTAGGGATGGCGGCGATGTTCACGGGTGCACACGCTACCGCCGCCGCGCCATTCTGTGATGCCCAGGGCACCGGCTGAATTCACCGGTACCCCAGGAGCATCAGCGGTTCCGGACTCCGTCGGCCAATTCGGCACTCAGGGCCCGCAGGTTCGCCAGTCCGGCGGCCCGGTCCGGGGCCTCCAGCACGCAGCGGATCAGGGCACTGCCGACGATCACCCCGTCGGCGAACGCGGCCACCTCGGCGGCCTGCTTACCGTTGCCGACACCCAGGCCCACCCCGACCGGTAGCTCCGGGGCGGCCGCCCGGATGCGCTGCACCAGTTCGGGGGCCTGCGAGGAGACCGTCTTGCGGGCACCGGTGACGCCCATCAGCGCGGTCGCGTAGACGAAACCGCGGCAGTTCGCCACGGTCATCGCGATCCGCTCGTCGGTCGACGAGGGTGCGACCAGGAACGTCCGGTCGATCTGGTGCGCGTCGGAGGCGGCGATCCACTCGGCCGCCTCGTCCGGGATCAGGTCCGGCGTGATCAGCCCGGTGGCCCCGGCCGCGGCCAGGTCACGGGCGAACGCGTCGACACCGTACTTCTCGATCGGGTTCCAGTACGTCATCAGCACGACCGTGGCACCGGCCGACGACACCGCGTCGATGATCTTCAGGGTGTCCCGGGTGCGGACCCCGTTCGCCAGGGCGATGTCACTCGCCTTCTGGATCACCGGGCCGTCCATGACCGGGTCGGAGTACGGCAGCTCGACCTCGATCACGTCGCAGCCGGCCTCGTGCATCGCGATCATCTGCTCGATGCTGTGGTCGACCGTCGGGAACCCGGCCGGCATACAGCCGACCAGCACCGACCGGTTCTCCGCCTTCGCCTTCGCGAACGTCTCGGCGATGCTCACGTGTTCTCCCCCGGGACGACCGTCTCGTTCTGGTCGAGGATGCCGAAGTACGCGCCCGCCGTGTGCACGTCCTTGTCACCACGACCGGACAGGTTGACCACGATCGTCGGGGTCCGGCCCAGCTCCTCGCGCAACCGGGGGGCGATCTTCGCGGCACCGGCGAGAGCGTGCGCGCTCTCGATCGCCGGGATGATCCCCTCGGTCCGGCAGAGCAGCGTGAACGCGGCCATCGCCTCGGCGTCGGTGACCGGCTCGTAGACCGCCCGGCCGGTGTCGTGCAGCCAGGCGTGCTCCGGGCCGACACCCGGATAGTCCAGTCCGGCCGAGATCGAATGCGACTCGATCGTCTGGCCGTCGTCGTCCTGCAGGAGGTAGGTGCGGTTGCCGTGCAGC from Actinoplanes derwentensis includes these protein-coding regions:
- a CDS encoding FAD-dependent monooxygenase → MRTAVVVGAGTAGLAAAGALSRSGWRVTLLERSERIAAPPTAVVLWPNGLRALQSLDPDGGWTAIAAPMPDGGVRRPDGQWLVAPRTRTGTGPAPAAAHLEDVYDALVAGLGDVEVRTGFEATTVRTGLRSRPAVSDGHTTIEADLLVGADGIDSRVRAAVAPESVAIGSGFAAWQAVIPGFRVPDLDAGQCLGGETLGAGYRFVAIPLGEHAAGRGGVYWVATAAGAARPESAATQLTLLRRWFAGWHDPVGALLDATRPEDLVPQGVRELRPLPRAYGFAAGPGAVVLIGDAAHAMPHHLGQGACLAFEDAATLRSVMAEAEPGAALNAAAETYSRLRRPRTATVVRQNRRMSAVVQARGRLALRARDAALNHMRPRMLARSLDPSHDWTPPE
- the lgt gene encoding prolipoprotein diacylglyceryl transferase, yielding MNIAAIPSPTESVWHVLGFPIRAYALCIILGMVAATLLVEQRLRHRGVAPWISLDIVVWAVPFGIIGARIYHLITSPQDYFGAGGDPIKAFYIWEGGLGIWGGVAGGALGAWIATRQIGLPFSVFADSLAPALPVAQAIGRFGNWFNNELYGKVTTLPWGLEVHEMDQANPGHATMIDGEPVTKPDLYHPTFAYEAIWNLGVALLVWLLDRKFKFGRGRAFALYVIGYTAGRVWIEMLRVDEANTFFGIRVNVFVSIVILLLATIYFVVVKGPRGYVVPVDAPDVAPAPEEAGDVSSVDVTATATAKNDTGQPIAYQLVDEERFLEYRRTGVLEPVPVGATAGATAGDVVTGDDEKS
- the trpA gene encoding tryptophan synthase subunit alpha, producing MSIAETFAKAKAENRSVLVGCMPAGFPTVDHSIEQMIAMHEAGCDVIEVELPYSDPVMDGPVIQKASDIALANGVRTRDTLKIIDAVSSAGATVVLMTYWNPIEKYGVDAFARDLAAAGATGLITPDLIPDEAAEWIAASDAHQIDRTFLVAPSSTDERIAMTVANCRGFVYATALMGVTGARKTVSSQAPELVQRIRAAAPELPVGVGLGVGNGKQAAEVAAFADGVIVGSALIRCVLEAPDRAAGLANLRALSAELADGVRNR